A section of the Thermogemmatispora onikobensis genome encodes:
- a CDS encoding DUF429 domain-containing protein has protein sequence MRIYGFDFTSAPCRRKPIVMAIGQLEGRKLTLLGLKDCSDWPAFEASLRLPGPWLAAIDLPLGLPAVVVNALGWPTAWANYVTLAARLELPTFLAQLQRYSDGQPPGQKLPRRPTDVLAQARSPLMRQRVPLARMFWQGAPRLLASGACLLPCHPTETGRCILEGYPALVARRWLRSRPYKGEGRGQNTLASRQARADLLRALTSSQLTQSYDLTLVLPAAYRSACLDDERGDHLDALLCAIQAAWAARASGAVSADTSRQLRERLSALLPVDCNPDEGWIYDPALLLSPALSFSSTDRPPCSLSPGSEQDANNPGQGHNHADDGGQ, from the coding sequence ATGCGCATCTATGGCTTCGATTTCACCAGTGCTCCCTGCCGTCGCAAGCCGATTGTCATGGCTATTGGCCAGCTAGAGGGCAGGAAGCTCACTCTTCTTGGCCTCAAAGACTGCTCCGACTGGCCTGCCTTCGAAGCCTCTCTGCGTCTTCCTGGTCCCTGGTTGGCGGCCATTGATCTCCCTTTGGGTCTGCCCGCCGTGGTCGTGAATGCGCTCGGCTGGCCAACAGCCTGGGCGAACTATGTGACGCTGGCGGCGCGGCTGGAACTGCCCACCTTTCTGGCGCAGCTCCAGCGCTATAGTGACGGGCAGCCCCCCGGTCAGAAGTTACCACGCCGGCCTACCGATGTTCTGGCTCAGGCGCGCAGTCCCCTGATGCGTCAGCGCGTGCCGTTGGCCCGCATGTTCTGGCAGGGGGCGCCGCGTCTCCTGGCGAGTGGCGCCTGTCTGCTGCCCTGTCATCCGACGGAGACCGGGCGCTGTATCCTGGAAGGCTATCCCGCCCTGGTGGCGCGGCGCTGGCTCAGGAGCCGGCCCTACAAAGGCGAGGGCCGAGGGCAGAATACTCTCGCCTCGCGCCAGGCCAGGGCCGATCTACTGAGGGCACTGACCTCTTCTCAATTAACCCAGAGCTATGACCTGACGCTTGTTCTCCCAGCTGCCTATCGATCCGCCTGTCTGGATGATGAGCGTGGCGATCATCTCGATGCTCTCCTCTGCGCTATTCAGGCTGCCTGGGCAGCTCGGGCCAGTGGAGCCGTGAGCGCTGACACCTCCCGACAACTCCGAGAGCGTCTGAGTGCCCTGCTACCTGTCGACTGCAATCCCGACGAGGGCTGGATCTACGACCCCGCGCTTCTCTTGTCGCCTGCCCTCTCGTTCTCGTCGACGGATCGTCCCCCTTGCAGTCTTAGCCCCGGTTCAGAGCAAGACGCTAATAATCCCGGCCAGGGTCACAATCACGCCGATGATGGCGGTCAATGA
- a CDS encoding roadblock/LC7 domain-containing protein yields MEQLSNLVISDHELEAIRATLSKLLHDTSASTVMLLDKSGQVISNFGNGVRRNVTSLGALLAGAFSSSRQVAELLGEKDFRTIFQQGMHENIYTTLVEEQWLLVIVFDKLTHIGLVKVLSKKATDELVRVLARVKADTSRRKTSVINVEFRSSVEDTIDLLFRD; encoded by the coding sequence ATGGAGCAATTATCAAATCTGGTTATTTCGGATCATGAACTTGAGGCTATCCGGGCAACACTGAGCAAGTTGTTGCACGATACCAGCGCGTCCACGGTGATGTTGCTCGATAAGAGCGGCCAGGTGATCTCTAACTTCGGCAATGGGGTGCGCCGCAATGTGACTTCCCTGGGCGCCTTGCTGGCCGGTGCGTTCTCGTCCTCCCGCCAGGTGGCCGAACTCCTCGGCGAGAAGGATTTCCGTACGATCTTCCAGCAGGGCATGCACGAGAATATCTATACGACCCTGGTCGAAGAACAGTGGCTGCTGGTCATCGTCTTCGATAAACTGACCCATATCGGCCTGGTAAAGGTCTTGTCTAAAAAAGCTACCGATGAGCTGGTGCGCGTGCTTGCGCGCGTCAAGGCCGATACGTCTCGTCGAAAGACGTCCGTGATTAATGTGGAATTCCGTTCCTCTGTCGAGGATACGATCGATTTGCTTTTCCGCGATTAG
- a CDS encoding GTP-binding protein: MALINIATHEIHCKIVYYGIGYCGKTTNLQYVYKSINPAIRGEMLSIATETERTLFFDFLPLDLGTVHGFRTRFHLYTVPGQILYERTRLAVLNGADGIVFVVDSQAEKFEENVQSIAELEMYMRRLGKDLGHFPFVMQWNKRDLPSALPVHVLDRYLNRRRVPAFEAVASSGIGVFATLRAISKSVIAQL; encoded by the coding sequence ATGGCTCTTATCAATATCGCTACTCACGAGATCCATTGCAAAATTGTCTACTATGGCATTGGATATTGTGGGAAGACTACCAATCTGCAGTACGTGTATAAGAGCATTAATCCCGCTATCCGCGGCGAGATGCTCTCTATCGCGACTGAGACCGAGCGCACGCTCTTTTTCGATTTCCTCCCCCTCGACCTCGGTACTGTGCATGGTTTCCGCACTCGCTTCCATCTCTATACGGTGCCCGGGCAGATTCTCTATGAGCGTACTCGCCTGGCTGTCCTCAATGGCGCCGATGGAATCGTCTTTGTGGTCGATTCGCAAGCGGAAAAGTTTGAGGAGAACGTCCAGAGCATCGCCGAGCTGGAGATGTATATGCGTCGTCTCGGCAAGGATCTCGGCCATTTCCCCTTCGTGATGCAGTGGAATAAGCGTGATCTCCCCTCGGCTCTGCCTGTCCACGTGCTTGATCGCTACCTGAATCGCCGGCGGGTGCCTGCCTTCGAGGCGGTGGCTTCCAGTGGCATCGGGGTCTTTGCGACCCTGCGTGCGATTAGTAAGAGTGTGATCGCCCAGCTCTAG